CGCCGCCTATGGCCACACCCCGGGCCACACGGTCTACATGGTGGAGAGCCGCGGCCAGAAGCTGGCCGTCTGGGGCGATCTGATGCATGTGGCTGCGGTGCAGTTTCCCGATCCCACGGTGACCATCAACTTCGACAACGATTCCAAGCTCGCCATGCCGGAACGTCGCAAGGCCTATGCCGACGCCGCGAAGAACGGCTACTACGTCGCAGTGGCCCATGTCTCGTTCCCCGGCATCGGCCGTCTGCGCGCCGAGGGCAAGGGCTACGCCTGGGTGCCGGTGAACTACAGCATCAAGCCCTGACCCTCGGTCACTCCGGGCCCATCACGTCATGGTGCGGTGAGCCGGCGGTCCCCCGACGTCGGCTGACCACGCCGAGGTCGCCCGGTCACACCCGGAAGGGGGAACTTCCTGTACGCCGGTGTCCACTGGCTATGCTGCCATCGCCCAGCCCGGGCGAGTCACCCTACAAAGTGAACAGGAGCAGCATGAAGACAACCTTCGCCACCACCGTGCTGGTGGTGTCCGCCGCCGTGGGGGCCAGTGCCGCCCACGCCGCAGACCTCAGCCCAGGTGTGTACGCCACGATCGTGGCGGGCAAGACCGATGGCAGCAATCCGACCTATCGCAATGGGGGCAGCCCGTCGTTGGGTGGCGGGCTGGGCTATCGGTTCGCGCCGGAGTGGGGTGTGGAGGTCTTCACCCGCGGGCTCGATTTCGAGCTGCTGCGCTGGCAGACCAGCTACGCCTATCCTGAGCGGCACAGTGGCGTGGCCCTGACGGGCGAGCTGCCGCTGAACGGCCTCTTCGGTGTGACCGGTCGCATCGGCCTGGGCCAGACGCAGATGAAGCGCAGCGGCGATCGCACCGGCGACCGCACCTCGGTGTCCGCCGGCGCCGGGCTGGCGATGCATCTGGGCAGCAACATCGCTGCGACGCTCGGCTATGAGCGCTACACCCGCGTCAACGTGAACGCCTGGCTGTTGGGTGTCGAGTTCAGGTTTTGAGTGGGCGGCGCAACCCGGGCGTGCCGGTGCCGGCCGTGAGCTGTGGGCAGTCTGCCCGAGTTCAGGGGGCCAGCACGGCGTAGTCGTTGGACGTCATCGGCTCGAAAGCGGCCGGCACGCCGCAGGTCAACTCAACCAACACTCGACGAGAGAACGGCGCCCCAGCCTCATTGATTCGCCTCACACAGGCGTGAGCGGACGGACGCTCCAGAAGTGGGATCCGGAGGTCGTCGATCAGATACCGCGGCGCCCAGCCAATCAGATGACCATCCGCAGTCTGGAGCTGGATGGCGTGGCCCGTGGCGGGGTTGTTGACCTCAATGGCGACCTGAAGTGCCTCTCCAGGTTGCAGGCGCTTGGCTCGTAACTGCGCGGCCTCCGACACATGTCGAAGACCGTGGAGGAAAAAGCGGGCGGTCACCGTGCCGTCGTGTACTTTCTTCAGCTGCGGGAAGACTTCCAGGCTGTCGGTCTGACGCTCCCCGCCGGTAATGCCCAGGATTTCGATCGGATCGGCTTGGCCCGGATCCAGATCCAGCCAATGAAGATATTCCGCGAAATCCTTTCGGTTCGGATCCAGCACTCGGTTCTTGAACAGCGGGAACAGCTCCACGGCCTCGTAGCGACGTTGCAGGTCTGGGAAAGAAACCAACGCCTCGAATCCAGCTTGCTGTCGCGCTTTCAGAACACCGCGGGTGTAGCGGAACACATAGTCATGTGGATCAGCGTCGAGGCGACCGATGGGGAACCAAGCCCGTGTGGGTTCGGGTGCTTGCCAGGCGACAAACAAGGTATTCATTCGCGAATCTCATTCAACGAGGTTTGCGCGCACAGCATCATTTCGAGCGCGAAGGCTTTGGCACATGACGATGCCCTCGTGTCGGGAATCTGGTCGACGATCATGCGCAGGCGTTCCGCGCCCAATGATGCTACCCGTGCGAGTGCAGGGCGGAAGTACGCAGGATAGTCCTTTGAAGACTGCAGCACCAAGCGCAGTGGGTTCTCTCCATGCGGCTGGGCGGCATCCAGAAAGATGCCGCCCCGACCGCGCTCTATGTAACGACCGAGCTGCCGATGGCTCAAAATCTGGGAACGCTTGGCATCCAGAAGCTCTCGCCCCAACGATGACGCATGGTCGTAACTGGGGGCGACCGAAATCACCTCATTGCCGCCCTCCATGCTGGATCGGACCAGAAATCCCCAGTTCTCGTGATGGCGATCCGTGTTCCCGATCAGGGCATCGAGCACGAGATAGCTGGCCAACCTGGTCAGCACGCGATGAATCAGTGGCTCCTGGTCGAACATGGCCCTGACTGCGGACACCACGTTCGCCAACGTATGGTCCGACTGCCGAAAGATCTTGGCGCGGTCATAGCCGGTCACATGGCCGGCCATGATTTCGTTGCCGTGGACGAGTGCTTCGCCGCGGCGCGTGTCGACAAAATTCAGCGAGATGCATCCTCGCCGGCCGCCATATTGCGCCAGCTCAACACGCGCGGCCGTCACGCCCAGGGCCACCGCGACTTCCGCGGCTGCTTTTTCCGCCCAGTCCTCCCCCGTGTTGGGGCGAACCTCCTTGAACAGCCAACGTTGGCCGTTCAAGGTCACCCAGAACTTGGGCTTGCTGCCGAGTTGCTCGGTGTCCTCTCTCGCCTCTTCAGGAATGTCGATGACGTCATAAGCCATGGCGCAGAGCTTAGTCCTCGCCTGTGGGAGGCGGGACACCCTGCGTCAAAGGTCACGCATCCATCTGCTTCTGGAACACCAGACCCGCATGCTCCCGCAGTGCGTGGAATTTGATCTTGGGCCAGTTCTCCTGCATGGCGCGCAGTTCGCCGGCGTATTCCAGCAGCACGGTCGGCGCATTGACCGCGTCCCAGGCCACCCGGTGGGCGTTGTGGTCGATGAAGCGCCGCAGCTCCTTCTCGCCACCGTCCGCCTCGTCGCAGGTCACCCAGCGGGCCACGTTGTAGCGGGCCGAAGTGACGCGGGCCTTGACGCCGTATTCGTGCTCCAGGCGATGGGCCACCACTTCGAACTGCAACTGGCCGACCGCCCCCAGCAGCAGCACGCTGCCCGCCTCGGGCCGGAAGACCTGGATCGCGCCTTCCTCGCCGAGCTGGCGAAGGCCTTCGCGCAATTGCTTGGTCTTCAGCGGATCCGCCACTTCAACCGACCGGAACATTTCCGGCGCGAAGAACGGCAGCCCGGTGTATTGCAGCGCCTCGCCCTCGGTGATGGTGTCGCCCAACTGCAGCACGCCGTGGTTGGGAATGCCGATGATGTCGCCGGCAAAGGCCTCGTCCAGCAGCTCGCGGCGCTGGCTGAGGAAGCTCACCACCGTGTTGGGCCGCAGCTCCTTGCCCGAGCGCACCACCTTCAGCCGCATGCCCCGTGAGAAGTGGCCCGAAGCCACCCGCAGGAAGGCGATCCGGTCCCGGTGCGCCGGGTCCATGTTGGCCTGGATCTTGAAGACCACGCCGGTGAACTTGGGCTCTTCCGGTTGCACCACACGCTGCATGGCCGCGCGCTCGGCCGGCGGCGGCGCCAGCTCCACCAGCGCGTCCAGCACTTCCTGGACACCGAAGTTGTTCACCGCGGAGCCGAAGAACATCGGCGTCTGGCTGCCCGACAGGAAGGCCTCCAGGTCGAACGGCGGCGCGGCTTCGTTGACCAGTTCGATCTCGCCCTGGGCATTGCCATATTCCATGCCGAAACGCTCGGCATAGGCCGGATTGTTCAGACCCTCCAGCACCTCCTCGGTGCCGGCGACCCGGTCCTCACCGGGCGAGAACACCCGCATGCGCTCCTGGCGCAGGTCCATCACGCCGTGGAAATGCTTGCCCATGCCCACCGGCCAGGTGAACGGCACCACCGTCATCCCCAGCTCGCGCTCGATCTCGTCCATCAGCGCCAACGGCTCCTGGACCTCACGGTCCATCTTGTTGACGAAGGTGAGGATGGGGGTGTTGCGTGCGCGGCAGACCTGCAGCAGGCGACGGGTCTGCGGCTCCACGCCGTTGGCCGCGTCGATGACCATCAGCGCCGCATCCACGGCGGTGAGCACCCGGTAGGTGTCTTCGGAGAAGTCCTGGTGGCCCGGGGTGTCCAGCAGGTTGATGACGCAGTCGCGGTACTCCATCTGCATCACCGAGGAGGCCACCGAAATGCCCCGCTGCTTTTCGATCTCCATCCAGTCGGAGGTCGCATGGCGAGAGGCCTTGCGCGCCTTCACCGAGCCCGCGATCTGGATCGCGCCGGAGAACAGCAGCAGTTTCTCGGTCAGCGTGGTCTTGCCGGCGTCAGGGTGGGAAATGATGGCGAAGGTGCGGCGACGGCGCACTTCGGACTGGATGCGGCTGGGCTGCTGGTCGGTAGACATGGCGGGGCGCCTTTGGCGCTGGGTAGCGCTGAAATCGCACCACCGCCGGGCCGAGGGACGCGAGGTCCTCAGCGATCGGTCAAGCGATGGCGCACAGATGGGGTGATGCCGGCGGCAAACCGGCGATTATCGGCGAAGGCCCGCGGCGCGGATCGGCCGGGGCAGGGGCATCGGCCTATGGCGGCGCCATGAACGGCCGCACCCGCGCCAGCAACTGGTCCACGTAGGTGGTTTTCTCGCCGACCGGCGCGGCATAGGTCAATGCGTCCCGCGTGGCGTCTTCGCCGGCCTTGGACCACATCAGCCAGGTCGACAGGTATTGCGAGGCCAGGCAGCCGCCCGAGGTGGCCACCGGGCCGCGGGCGTGGAAGGGTTCGTCGAGCACCCGGACGCCGGCCTCGACCAGCCAGGGACGGGTCACGCTGTCGGTGCAGGCGGGCGCGTCACCCAGCAAGCCCAGGCGCGCCACCAACAGCGCGCCGGAGCATTGCGAGGCGATCAACTGCCGAGTGGGATCGAGCTGCAGCCGATCCAGCAGCGCGGAGTTCTCGGCGATGGCGCGGGTGTACAGGCCCGAGCCGAACCAGACCGCATCGGCCTCGTTGGCCCATTCCAGGGGGCGCTGCAGCTGCACGCTCACGCCGTTCATCGACGTCACGATGCTGCCCGGACCGCACAGCTCGGCGGACCAGCCCAGCGGCTTGAGCCGGTTCAGCAGTCCCAGCGGGATGAAGCTGTCCAGCTCATTGAAGCCGTCGAAGGAAAGAATGGCGATGTGCATGACGTGGGCCCGACTGTAGCGCCGACCGCGGCAGCGCCCAAGCAGGACGGTTTTTTATCCCATTCGGCCCTGTCAGCCGTGTCCGGCCAGCAGGGCGTAGGTGTGGCGGGCCACCATGAGGGCCTCGTCGGTCGGGATGACCCAGGCCTCGCAGCGGCTCCATGGGGCGCTGATGCGGCGCTCCCCGTGCTCTGGTCGGTCGCCGCTGTCGTCCGGCGCCAGGCCCAGCCAGGCACAGCGCTCCAGCACCTTGCGGCGGATGGGCTCCGCATGCTCGCCGATGCCGGCGGTGAATACCAGGCCGTCCAGGCCGCCCAGATCGGCCGCCAGCGCACCGATCTCATGGCTGATGCGGTGGACGAAGACCTCGATGGCCAGCCGGGCGCGCGGCGCCTCGCTGGTCAGCAGGGCACGCATGTCGCTGGACACGCCCGAGAGCCCGAGCAGGCCGGATTCCTTGTAGAGCAGGCGCTCCAGTGCGCGGGCGTCCAGGCCGTCCCGATCCATCAGATACAGCAGCACGCCGGGATCGAGCGCACCGCTGCGGGTGCCCATGGGCAGGCCGTCCAGGGCGGTGAATCCCATGCTGCTGCCCAGGCTGTGACCATGCCGCAGGGCGCAGGCACTGGCGCCGTTGCCCAGATGCAGCACGACGACACGCCCGTCCGCCATCGACGGCGACAGCGCCGGCAGCCGCGAGGCAATGTATTCGTAGCTCAATCCATGAAAGCCGTAACGACGGATGCCCTGCTGGTACATCGCATAGGGCAGGGCGAAGATCTCGCTTTCGATGGACTGGGTGCGGTGGAAGGCGGTGTCGAAGCAGGCGACCTGCGGCAGGCCGGGCAGGGCCTCGAAAGCGCGCCGGATCGGGGTCAGGTTGTGCGGTTGATGCAGCGGCGCCAGCGGCACCAGCGCTTCGAGCTGGGCCATCACTTCATCGTCCACCCGCACCGGACGGTCCAGCTGCGCGCCGCCGTGCACCACCCGATGGCCGATGCCCAGCAACTCGATCTTCGGAAATTCGTGCTGGACAAACTCCACCAGATGGTCGAGCGCCCGGTCATGGGTCAGCGTGCTGACCGGCCAGTCCCGGGTGACCGCG
The Roseateles amylovorans genome window above contains:
- a CDS encoding acetate/propionate family kinase, with the translated sequence MKPGLEGDFIAVVNAGSSSIKLSMYSLHADNGSATGGPAGVDRKDASPLRLELQAQVEGLGTSPHFDARHADGSPAVTRDWPVSTLTHDRALDHLVEFVQHEFPKIELLGIGHRVVHGGAQLDRPVRVDDEVMAQLEALVPLAPLHQPHNLTPIRRAFEALPGLPQVACFDTAFHRTQSIESEIFALPYAMYQQGIRRYGFHGLSYEYIASRLPALSPSMADGRVVVLHLGNGASACALRHGHSLGSSMGFTALDGLPMGTRSGALDPGVLLYLMDRDGLDARALERLLYKESGLLGLSGVSSDMRALLTSEAPRARLAIEVFVHRISHEIGALAADLGGLDGLVFTAGIGEHAEPIRRKVLERCAWLGLAPDDSGDRPEHGERRISAPWSRCEAWVIPTDEALMVARHTYALLAGHG
- a CDS encoding porin family protein — its product is MKTTFATTVLVVSAAVGASAAHAADLSPGVYATIVAGKTDGSNPTYRNGGSPSLGGGLGYRFAPEWGVEVFTRGLDFELLRWQTSYAYPERHSGVALTGELPLNGLFGVTGRIGLGQTQMKRSGDRTGDRTSVSAGAGLAMHLGSNIAATLGYERYTRVNVNAWLLGVEFRF
- a CDS encoding peptide chain release factor 3; translated protein: MSTDQQPSRIQSEVRRRRTFAIISHPDAGKTTLTEKLLLFSGAIQIAGSVKARKASRHATSDWMEIEKQRGISVASSVMQMEYRDCVINLLDTPGHQDFSEDTYRVLTAVDAALMVIDAANGVEPQTRRLLQVCRARNTPILTFVNKMDREVQEPLALMDEIERELGMTVVPFTWPVGMGKHFHGVMDLRQERMRVFSPGEDRVAGTEEVLEGLNNPAYAERFGMEYGNAQGEIELVNEAAPPFDLEAFLSGSQTPMFFGSAVNNFGVQEVLDALVELAPPPAERAAMQRVVQPEEPKFTGVVFKIQANMDPAHRDRIAFLRVASGHFSRGMRLKVVRSGKELRPNTVVSFLSQRRELLDEAFAGDIIGIPNHGVLQLGDTITEGEALQYTGLPFFAPEMFRSVEVADPLKTKQLREGLRQLGEEGAIQVFRPEAGSVLLLGAVGQLQFEVVAHRLEHEYGVKARVTSARYNVARWVTCDEADGGEKELRRFIDHNAHRVAWDAVNAPTVLLEYAGELRAMQENWPKIKFHALREHAGLVFQKQMDA
- a CDS encoding HipA domain-containing protein, with the translated sequence MAYDVIDIPEEAREDTEQLGSKPKFWVTLNGQRWLFKEVRPNTGEDWAEKAAAEVAVALGVTAARVELAQYGGRRGCISLNFVDTRRGEALVHGNEIMAGHVTGYDRAKIFRQSDHTLANVVSAVRAMFDQEPLIHRVLTRLASYLVLDALIGNTDRHHENWGFLVRSSMEGGNEVISVAPSYDHASSLGRELLDAKRSQILSHRQLGRYIERGRGGIFLDAAQPHGENPLRLVLQSSKDYPAYFRPALARVASLGAERLRMIVDQIPDTRASSCAKAFALEMMLCAQTSLNEIRE
- a CDS encoding AraC family transcriptional regulator — encoded protein: MHIAILSFDGFNELDSFIPLGLLNRLKPLGWSAELCGPGSIVTSMNGVSVQLQRPLEWANEADAVWFGSGLYTRAIAENSALLDRLQLDPTRQLIASQCSGALLVARLGLLGDAPACTDSVTRPWLVEAGVRVLDEPFHARGPVATSGGCLASQYLSTWLMWSKAGEDATRDALTYAAPVGEKTTYVDQLLARVRPFMAPP